In the genome of Doryrhamphus excisus isolate RoL2022-K1 chromosome 11, RoL_Dexc_1.0, whole genome shotgun sequence, one region contains:
- the LOC131137931 gene encoding acyl-coenzyme A thioesterase 5-like isoform X1, giving the protein MGMKRTCSFFPWKIVKSSSDTDYSACVSMEAKHRAVQLSVRPSRGLVDEKFVITVQNAPPGVRLTVHAFHRCEDGYGWESFAHYMSDTGGAIDVSRDASLGGTYSGVEQMGLMWSLRPVPGSEPGLRLRKKNVQTPMEFTISVHGGYITEGFMDRVALASHAVERWYMAPGVRRIPVTKDQLSATLFLPSGPGPFPGILDLWGGGGQLLEYRAALLASHGFASLALDYLTPKIVQETDKIVNESYIENAFGVLQQHPQVLADRVAMLGLSFGCSITLKMAAYSDVVKPTCAVCINGCHVQDVNRKQEEIIAFFRQHKDKIQVNEKNQRIMKTMLLPITADPAFKVDMGRVRCPLLLVVGEDDQNWPASESAQDMKEMMERAGNSHLLTILSYPDAGHLIEPPYSPHSHASYFHSVGAIRTVTSLWGGECVAHAVAQQDSWKKMLSFLHQHLYAAD; this is encoded by the exons ATGGGAATGAAG CGTACTTGCTCTTTCTTTCCATGGAAAATTGTTAAATCTTCTTCCGACACGGACTACAG TGCTTGTGTCAGCATGGAGGCGAAGCATCGTGCGGTCCAGTTGTCGGTGCGTCCGTCCAGAGGACTGGTGGACGAGAAGTTTGTCATCACGGTCCAGAATGCGCCCCCTGGCGTCCGGCTCACCGTCCACGCCTTCCACCGCTGCGAGGACGGATACGGCTGGGAGTCGTTCGCTCACTACATGTCTGATACCGGCGGCGCCATTGATG TGTCCCGGGATGCCAGCTTGGGGGGGACGTACTCCGGGGTGGAACAAATGGGTCTCATGTGGAGCCTCAGACCAGTTCCGGGCAGCGAACCCGGACTCAG gtTGAGGAAGAAGAACGTGCAGACCCCCATGGAGTTCACCATCTCAGTTCATGGGGGTTACATCACTGAGGGCTTCATGGACCGCGTGGCGCTGGCCTCTCATGCAGTGGAGCGCTGGTACATGGCGCCCGGCGTCCGCAGGATCCCCGTCACTAAAGACCAACTTTCCGcgaccctcttcctgccttcAG GACCCGGACCTTTCCCGGGTATCCTGGACctgtgggggggtggaggacAACTGCTGGAGTATCGTGCGGCGCTGCTCGCCTCCCACGGCTTTGCTTCACTGGCTCTTGACTACCTGACCCCTAAAATCGTCCAGGAGACGGACAAGATCGTGAACGAGTCTTACATTGAG AATGCCTTCGGGGTCCTGCAGCAGCACCCGCAGGTCCTCGCCGACCGCGTCGCTATGTTGGGACTCTCCTTCGGGTGCAGCATCACGCTCAAGATGGCGGCTTATTCTGACGTCGTGAAG CCCACGTGTGCAGTGTGCATCAACGGTTGTCACGTGCAGGACGTCAACAGGAAGCAGGAGGAAATTATTGCTTTCTTTCGTCA GCACAAGGACAAGATTCAAGTCAATGAGAAGAACCAGAGAATCATGAAAACTATGTTGCTGCCAATCACCGCTGACCCCGCCTTCAAAGTGGAC ATGGGACGTGTTCGGTGTCCTCTGCTGCTGGTGGTCGGTGAGGACGATCAGAACTGGCCCGCGTCGGAGTCCGCTCAAGAC atgaaGGAGATGATGGAGCGGGCGGGAAACAGCCACCTGCTGACCATCCTGTCTTATCCCGACGCCGGTCACCTGATTGAGCCTCCGTATTCGCCGCACAGCCATGCCAGCTATTTCCACTCTGTCGGCGCCATACGGACGG
- the LOC131137931 gene encoding acyl-coenzyme A thioesterase 5-like isoform X2 gives MSWNAVFVFVVSRDASLGGTYSGVEQMGLMWSLRPVPGSEPGLRLRKKNVQTPMEFTISVHGGYITEGFMDRVALASHAVERWYMAPGVRRIPVTKDQLSATLFLPSGPGPFPGILDLWGGGGQLLEYRAALLASHGFASLALDYLTPKIVQETDKIVNESYIENAFGVLQQHPQVLADRVAMLGLSFGCSITLKMAAYSDVVKPTCAVCINGCHVQDVNRKQEEIIAFFRQHKDKIQVNEKNQRIMKTMLLPITADPAFKVDMGRVRCPLLLVVGEDDQNWPASESAQDMKEMMERAGNSHLLTILSYPDAGHLIEPPYSPHSHASYFHSVGAIRTVTSLWGGECVAHAVAQQDSWKKMLSFLHQHLYAAD, from the exons ATGTCCTGGAACGCCGTCTTTGTCTTTGTAGTGTCCCGGGATGCCAGCTTGGGGGGGACGTACTCCGGGGTGGAACAAATGGGTCTCATGTGGAGCCTCAGACCAGTTCCGGGCAGCGAACCCGGACTCAG gtTGAGGAAGAAGAACGTGCAGACCCCCATGGAGTTCACCATCTCAGTTCATGGGGGTTACATCACTGAGGGCTTCATGGACCGCGTGGCGCTGGCCTCTCATGCAGTGGAGCGCTGGTACATGGCGCCCGGCGTCCGCAGGATCCCCGTCACTAAAGACCAACTTTCCGcgaccctcttcctgccttcAG GACCCGGACCTTTCCCGGGTATCCTGGACctgtgggggggtggaggacAACTGCTGGAGTATCGTGCGGCGCTGCTCGCCTCCCACGGCTTTGCTTCACTGGCTCTTGACTACCTGACCCCTAAAATCGTCCAGGAGACGGACAAGATCGTGAACGAGTCTTACATTGAG AATGCCTTCGGGGTCCTGCAGCAGCACCCGCAGGTCCTCGCCGACCGCGTCGCTATGTTGGGACTCTCCTTCGGGTGCAGCATCACGCTCAAGATGGCGGCTTATTCTGACGTCGTGAAG CCCACGTGTGCAGTGTGCATCAACGGTTGTCACGTGCAGGACGTCAACAGGAAGCAGGAGGAAATTATTGCTTTCTTTCGTCA GCACAAGGACAAGATTCAAGTCAATGAGAAGAACCAGAGAATCATGAAAACTATGTTGCTGCCAATCACCGCTGACCCCGCCTTCAAAGTGGAC ATGGGACGTGTTCGGTGTCCTCTGCTGCTGGTGGTCGGTGAGGACGATCAGAACTGGCCCGCGTCGGAGTCCGCTCAAGAC atgaaGGAGATGATGGAGCGGGCGGGAAACAGCCACCTGCTGACCATCCTGTCTTATCCCGACGCCGGTCACCTGATTGAGCCTCCGTATTCGCCGCACAGCCATGCCAGCTATTTCCACTCTGTCGGCGCCATACGGACGG